From Melopsittacus undulatus isolate bMelUnd1 chromosome 19, bMelUnd1.mat.Z, whole genome shotgun sequence, a single genomic window includes:
- the CREB3L3 gene encoding cyclic AMP-responsive element-binding protein 3-like protein 3 encodes MASGVGSLDLLDLLFDRQDGILRSVELGRPPGTWHEDRHAQDSEDFLSSILGSGDSASGSPSWSPATSDSGVSEDPPSDQLDSPPGGCDVGPNEVLYPYTSPCGAVPIPGGAGVLQPEVSIDLDMWHPGFFLEENQDLPVVPPPASCTLTVKDLLLSSSNDAQPPVHSSLLRPSQGQFQELVLTEDEKKLLAKEGVSLPTQLPLTKYEERVLKKIRRKIRNKQSAQESRKKKKEYIDGLESRMSACTAQNQELQRKVLHLEKQNSSLLEQLKKLQALVVQSSNKAAQTGTCIAVLLLSFTLIIFPSMSPFAASRAEADGDFRPVRVFSRSLHNAAASRVAYTQPQVGDEKPQEPMWSERLGKTLHQVFGGHAFTPRLDKVPPHNDTQPIPSGGLSHGDGVQSVPVSEDGTAVHHGLAPLAWSQAEHSRPTALEPAEEL; translated from the exons ATGGCCTCTGGCGTGGGCAGCCTCGACCTGCTGGACCTCCTCTTCGACCGCCAGGACGGGATCCTCCGCAGTGTGGAACTTGGGAGACCACCAGGCACCTGGCACGAGGACAGG CATGCCCAGGACAGTGAGGACTTCCTCAGCTCCATTCTGGGCTCCGGGGACTCGGCATCTGGCTCTCCCAGCTGGTCCCCAGCCACCAGTGACAGTGGGGTCTCCGAGGACCCCCCCTCTGACCAGCTCGACAGCCCCCCCGGGGGCTGTGATGTGGGTCCCAATGAGGTCCTGTACCCCTACACCAGTCCCTGTGGGGCTGTGCCCATCCCGGGTGGGGCTGGGGTCCTGCAGCCTGAAGTCTCCATCGACCTGG ACATGTGGCACCCTGGCTTCTTCCTGGAGGAGAATCAGGACCTGCCTGTGGTCCCCCCACCTGCATCCTGCACCCTCACTGTCAAGGACCTGCTGCTCTCGAGCAGCAATGATGCC cagccaccggtgcacagctccctgctgaggCCGAGCCAGGGCCAGTtccaggagctggtgctgacGGAGGACGAGAAGAAGCTGCTGGCAAAGGagggggtgtccctgcccacacaGCTGCCCCTCACTAAG TACGAGGAGCGGGTGCTGAAGAAGATCCGTCGGAAGATCAGGAACAAGCAGTCGGCTCAGGAGAGCCGcaagaagaagaaggaataTATTGATGGGCTGGAGAGCCG GATGTCAGCGTGCACAGCCCAGaaccaggagctgcagaggaaagTCCTGCACCTTGAGAAGCAGAACTC GTCCCTCCTGGAGCAGCTGAAGAAGCTCCAGGCCCTCGTGGTGCAGTCAAGCAACAAGGCAGCGCAGACGGGAACTTGCATTGCG gtcctgctgctctccttcaCTCTCATCATCTTCCCCTCCATGAGCCCCTTTGCTGCCAGCAGGGCCGAGGCAGACGGTGACTTCAGACCTGTGCGAG TGTTCTCCAGGTCCCTGCACAATGCAGCTGCCTCCCGCGTGGCTTATACACAGCCCCAGGTTGGGGATGAGAAGCCCCAAGAGCCAATGTGGTCAGAGCGCCTGGGCAAGACCCTGCACCAAGTCTTTGGTGGGCATGCGTTCACCCCACGTCTGGATAAAGTGCCTCCCCATAACGACACGCAGCCAATTCCCTCTGGGGGGCTgagccatggggatggggtccAAAGTGTCCCCGTGTCAGAGGATGGCACTGCAGTGCACCATGGCCTGGCACCGCTGGCTTGGAGTcaggctgagcacagcaggcCCACGGCGTTGGAGCCGGCCGAGGAGCTTTAG
- the MAP2K2 gene encoding dual specificity mitogen-activated protein kinase kinase 2, with protein sequence MLAKRKPVLPALTIAPSAAEGPSPDGSAEANLVDLQKKLEELELDEQQKKRLEAFLTQKAKVGELKDDDFERISELGAGNGGVVTKVQHKPSGLIMARKLIHLEIKPAIRNQIIRELQVLHECNSPYIVGFYGAFYSDGEISICMEHMDGGSLDQVLKEAKRIPEEILGKVSIAVLRGLAYLREKHQIMHRDVKPSNILVNSRGEIKLCDFGVSGQLIDSMANSFVGTRSYMSPERLQGTHYSVQSDIWSMGLSLVELSIGRYPIPPPDSKELEAIFGRPMVDGAEGDSHSISPRARPPGRPVSGHGMDSRPAMAIFELLDYIVNEPPPKLPNGVFTQDFQEFVNKCLIKNPAERADLKMLMSHTFIKRSEVEEVDFAGWLCRTLRLNQPSTPTRAAV encoded by the exons ATGCTGGCCAAGAGGAAGCCGGTGCTACCGGCCCTCACCATCGCCCCCAGCGCCGCTGAGGGGCCGAGCCCCGACGGCTCCGCAGA GGCAAACCTGGTGGACCTGCAGaagaagctggaggagctggagctggatgagcagCAGAAGAAGCGCCTGGAAGCTTTCCTCACACAGAAAGCCAAAGTGGGCGAGCTGAAGGATGATGACTTTGAGAGGATCTCTGAACTGGGGGCTGGCAATGGTGGTGTGGTCACCAAAGTGCAGCACAAACCCTCAGGGCTCATTATGGCACGGAAG CTGATTCATTTAGAAATTAAACCAGCCATCAGGAACCAGATCATCCGagagctgcaggtgctgcatGAGTGCAATTCCCCGTACATCGTGGGTTTCTATGGAGCCTTCTACAGTGACGGAGAGATCTCCATCTGCATGGAGCACATG GATGGTGGCTCTTTGGATCAAGTGTTGAAGGAAGCCAAAAGAATTCCCGAGGAGATCTTGGGGAAAGTCAGTATAGCG GTTCTAAGAGGCTTGGCCTATCTGAGAGAGAAGCACCAAATCATGCACAGAG ATGTGAAGCCTTCCAACATCCTGGTTAACTCTCGAGGAGAGATCAAGCTGTGTGATTTTGGGGTCAGCGGTCAGCTCATTGACTCCATGGCAAACTCTTTTGTGGGAACTCGGTCCTACATGTCT CCCGAGCGGTTGCAGGGCACCCACTACTCGGTCCAGTCTGACATCTGGAGCATGGGGCTGTCGTTAGTGGAGCTGTCTATCGGAAGGTACCCAATCCCCCCGCCAGACTCCAAGGAACTGGAAGCAATATTTGGCCGTCCCATGGTGGACGGGGCAGAGGGAGACTCTCACAGCATCTCGCCGCGGGCCAGGCCCCCAGGACGCCCCGTCAGTG GCCATGGGATGGACAGCCGGCCTGCCATGGCCATCTTTGAACTGCTGGATTATATAGTTAATGAG cCACCTCCCAAGCTGCCCAATGGAGTTTTCACACAAGACTTCCAGGAGTTTGTAAATAAATG CTTAATTAAAAACCCAGCAGAGAGGGCAGatctgaagatgctgatg AGTCACACGTTCATCAAGCGCTCCGAGGTGGAGGAGGTGGATTTCGCAGGCTGGTTGTGCCGAACGCTGCGGCTCAACCAGCCCAGCACCCCCACCCGTGCTGCCGTGTGA
- the ANKRD24 gene encoding ankyrin repeat domain-containing protein 24 isoform X1, with protein sequence MAAHRLLRSTMKQICLCAASSFSSQDWTKNDEKLLQAVDYNDAGKVTSLLVRKGLVPTKLDSEGKSAFHLAAMRGNVDCLEAMLAHGVDAMTKDSSGHTALHLASKHGHPQCVSKLLQASCPVDVADGSGRTALHHAAFSGCISCSEILCDFKAPLNIKDKDGSTPLILAAKMSHSELCRYLLHRGAAVNSRDLQGRTALMLACENGSVETVEVLVNAGARVAVVDSTGHDAAHYSLATGNALIQHFLQEAAQRRSWASEEESAEQMSQTSSPSQSSVREKSSTPRKRKAPLPPLGTPSQEDRDAYEEIVRLRQERAQFLQKIRGLEQQEKQRRERAELDESSLRSMEKQIQELEQRLAARDGEKERLGKEVEALQSRLSSLENEKENTSYDIETLQDEEGDPLEFPGAELLLSKKTLSPSAEELLATLQGQVQSLTVQNKELREKIQVLENYERDESDTSTPGDFVPISQYKALQQELERVRAQCGGLSARDEAGGQPEGQPRAPEQVMEGSTAAPQPAKEPAGTCGKCQAALGDPQPSSSSVAGAELAEARAALRQAQAALEEREQQVKELQARLEAGKEAAEVMASLEEASREKEALLERCRRAEAEAEALRQELEAKARAWRAAGGPEPGAVEPAREHQEVTAELARLRETLAQQDAELGSLREQLSARPVGRREHEEALARLRRAHEGGCVPRDEHARVTAALEEQAQALRERSARMEAAVEAKGREAARLEAELAGAVPRGQHEAAQAALRAEAAALERRLEELNRRHQKTCEEVFRVQRQALFMKSERQAAEEQLSTAKKELAQAQEEARKLRELHGQAEDSVRLVRDRDRKITELSKEVFRLKEALKVLPESQGAPQSPPDAAALQARIRVLEQKLLETETRHSKVVTLYRSHLLYAVQGHMDEDVQRLLCQILRMQRLQEQDR encoded by the exons ATGGCCGCCCACCGCCTGCTCCGCAGCACCATGAAGCAGATCTGCCTCTGTGCCGCATCCTCCTTCTCG AGCCAGGACTGGACCAAGAATGATGAGAAGCTCCTGCAAGCTGTGGACTACAACGATGCCGGGAAGGTGACGTCCCTCCTCGTCCGCAAGGGCCTGGTCCCCACCAAGCTGGACTCAGAGGGCAAATCCGC GTTCCACCTGGCTGCCATGCGGGGGAACGTGGACTGCCTCGAGGCCATGCTGGCCCACGGTGTGGATGCCATGACCAAGGATAGCTCAG GTCACACTGCCCTGCATCTGGCATCCAAGCATGGCCACCCGCAGTGTGTCAGCAAGCTCCTGCAG GCCTCCTGCCCTGTGGACGTGGCTGATGGCAGTGGTCGGACAGCGCTGCACCACGCAG CGTTCAGTGGCTGCATCTCCTGCTCCGAGATCCTCTGTGATTTCAAGGCTCCCTTGAACATCAAGGACAAG GATGGCTCCACGCCGCTGATCCTGGCAGCCAAGATGAGCCACTCGGAGCTGTGCCGGTACCTGCTGCACCGCGGAGCTGCCGTCAACAGCCGGGACCTGCAGGGGAG GACAGCCTTGATGCTGGCCTGTGAGAATGGCAGCGTGGAGACCGTGGAGGTGCTGGTCAACGCTGGTGCCCGGGTAGCTGTGGTGGACTCCACAGGTCACGATGCTGCTCACTACAGCCTGGCCACAGGCAATGCCCTCATCCAGCACTTCCTGCAGGAGGCTGCTCAGCGCCGGTCCTGGGCCAGTG AGGAGGAGTCAGCTGAGCAGATGTCCCAG ACATCTTCACCCAGTCAGTCATCTgtgagggagaagagcagcaccCCAAGGAAGAGGAAAGCCCCTCTGCCCCCCCTGGGTACCCCCAGCCAG gaggacagGGATGCCTATGAGGAGATCGTGCGGCTGCGGCAGGAGAGGGCCCAGTTCCTGCAGAAGATCCGgggcctggagcagcaggagaagcagagacGGGAG CGGGCAGAGCTGGATGAGAGCTCCCTGCGCTCCATGGAGAAGCAG atccaggagctggagcagcgGCTGGCAgcgagggatggggagaaggagCGGCTGGGCAAGGAGGtggaggctctgcagagccGCTTGTCCTCACTGGAG AATGAGAAGGAGAACACAAGCTACGACATCGAGACGCTGCAGGACGAGGAGGGAGACCCGCTTGAGTTCCCAG gggcagagctgctgctctccaagaAGACACTGAGCCCCTCGGCCGAGGAGCTGCTGGCCACGCTGCAGGGACAGGTCCAGTCCCTCACTGTGCAGAACAAGGAGCTTAGGGAGAAAATACAG GTGCTGGAGAACTACGAGCGGGATGAGAGCGACACATCCACACCGGGGGACTTTGTGCCCATCAGCCAATACAaggccctgcagcaggagctggagcggGTGCGGGCACAGTGCGGGGGCTTgtctgccagggatgaagccgGTGGGCAGCCCGAGGGGCAGCCCAGAGCCCCAGAGCAGGTCATGGAAGGGAGCACAGCAGCACCGCAGCCGGCCAAGGAGCCAGCCGGGACCTGTGGCAAGTGCCAGGCAGCACTGGGTGACCCAcagccctcctcttcctctgtggctggtgctgagctggcAGAGGCCCGGGCAGCCCTGCGGCAGGCGCAGGCAGCGCTGGAGGAGCGGGAGCAGCAGGTGAAGGAGCTGCAGGCGCGTCTGGAGGCTGGcaaggaggctgcagaggtgaTGGCCTCCCTGGAGGAGGCATCGAGGGAGAAGGAGGCTCTGCTGGAGCGCTGCCGGCGTGCCGAGGCCGAGGCCGAGGCCCTGCggcaggagctggaggccaAGGCGCGGGCCTGGCGTGCAGCGGGCGGCCCTGAACCGGGTGCGGTGGAGCCGGCGCGGGAGCACCAGGAGgtgacagcagagctggcacGGCTGCGGGAGACGCTGGCGCAGCAGGACGCGGAGCTGGGCTCGCTGCGGGAGCAGCTGTCAGCGCGGCCCGTGGGGCGTCGGGAGCACGAGGAGGCTCTGGCGCGGCTGCGGCGCGCTCACGAGGGGGGCTGCGTGCCGCGGGACGAGCACGCGCGCGTCACCGCTGCGCTGGAGGAGCAGGCGCAGGCGCTGCGGGAGCGCTCGGCACGGATGGAGGCAGCCGTCGAGGCCAAGGGGCGCGAGGCCGCGAggctggaggcagagctggcGGGTGCGGTGCCGCGCGGGCAGCACGAGGCGGCGCAGGCTGCGCTGCGGGCCGAGGCCGCGGCGCTGGAGCGGCGGCTGGAGGAGCTGAACCGGCGGCACCAGAAGACGTGTGAGGAGGTGTTCCGGGTGCAGCGGCAGGCGCTGTTCATGAAGAGCGAGCGGCAGGCGGCCGAGGAGCAACTGAGCACTGCGAAGAAGGAGCTGGCACAGGCGCAGGAGGAGGCGAGGAAGCTGCGGGAGCTCCATGGTCAGGCTGAGGACTCGGTCCGGCTGGTCAGGGACAGGGATAGGAAG atCACGGAGCTCTCAAAGGAGGTCTTCAGACTGAAGGAAGCCCTCAAGGTCCTCCCCGAGTCCCAGGGAGCACCACAGTCACCCCCCGATGCTGCTGCCCTCCAGGCCAGGATCCGTGTGctggagcagaagctgctg GAGACAGAAACACGACACAGCAAAGTGGTGACGTTGTACAGGAGCCACCTGCTCTATGCTGTGCAG GGCCACATGGACGAGGACGTGCAGAGACTCCTGTGCCAGATCCTGCGGATGCAgcggctgcaggagcaggacagATGA
- the SIRT6 gene encoding NAD-dependent protein deacylase sirtuin-6 translates to MAVNYAAGLSPYSDKGKCGLPEIFDPPEELERKVRELADLVRSSSNVVFHTGAGISTASGIPDFRGPNGVWTMEEKGLSPKFDTTFESARPSKTHMALLGLQRVGILKFLVSQNVDGLHVRSGFPRDKLAELHGNMFVEECVKCGKQYVRDAVVGSMGLKPTGRLCSVTKARGLRACRGKLRDTILDWEDSLPDRDLTLADEACRKADLSITLGTSLQIKPSGNLPLITKKRGGKLVIVNLQATKHDKQADLRIHAYVDDVMMKLMKHLGLEVPEWTGPVVVEHAELSKPEQLCRFEAGAQGLCKEEPLSQHNGTSGLSPDLGTTLVEHRDSLKQECPSPDMGPTRVKKMKVEPLVT, encoded by the exons ATGGCGGTGAACTACGCGGCCGGGCTCTCGCCGTACTCGGACAAGGGCAAGTGTGGGCTCCCCGAG ATCTTTGACCCGCcagaggagctggagaggaaggtTCGGGAGCTGGCGGACTTGGTCAGGAGCTCCTCCAATGTGGTGTTCCACACCGGGGCTGGGATCAGCACTGCCTCCGGGATCCCTGACTTCAG GGGGCCCAATGGTGTCTGGACTATGGAAGAGAAGGGGCTCTCCCCAAAATTTGATACCACCTTCGAGAGTGCCAGACCCTCCAAGACTCACATGgctctgctggggctgcagagggTCGGCATCCTGAAATTCCTGGTCAGCCAGAACGTGGATGGCCTTCACGTGCGCTCCGGATTCCCAAG GGACAAGCTGGCCGAGCTCCACGGGAACATGTTTGTGGAAGAGTGTGTCAAGTGTGGCAA GCAGTACGTGCGGGACGCCGTGGTGGGCAGCATGGGGCTGAAGCCCACGGGCAGGCTCTGCAGCGTCACCAAAGCCCGGGGGCTGCGGGCCTGCAG AGGGAAGTTAAGAGACACCATTCTGGACTGGGAAGATTCCCTGCCCGACCGTGACCTCACACTGGCGGATGAAGCCTGCAG GAAAGCTGATCTCTCCATCACTCTGGGGACCTCTCTGCAGATCAAACCCAGTGGCAACCTCCCCCTGATCACgaagaagagaggagggaaGCTGGTCATTGTCAACCTCCAGGCAACCAAACAC GACAAACAGGCTGACCTCCGCATCCACGCTTATGTCGATGATGTGATGATGAAGCTGATGAAGCACTTGGGGCTGGAGGTGCCAGAGTGGACGGGGCCAGTGGTGGTGGAACATGCGGAGCTCTCCAAGCCcgagcagctctgcaggtttGAGGCTGGGGCTCAAGGGCTGTGCAAGGAGGAGCCGCTCTCCCAGCACAATGGCACAAGTGGGCTGAGCCCTGACCTTGGGACCACACTGGTGGAACACCGTGACAGCCTGAAGCAGGAGTGTCCCAGCCCGGACATGGGGCCAACCAGGGTGAAGAAGATGAAGGTAGAGCCTCTCGTCACCTGA
- the ANKRD24 gene encoding ankyrin repeat domain-containing protein 24 isoform X2, translating into MSHSELCRYLLHRGAAVNSRDLQGRTALMLACENGSVETVEVLVNAGARVAVVDSTGHDAAHYSLATGNALIQHFLQEAAQRRSWASEEESAEQMSQTSSPSQSSVREKSSTPRKRKAPLPPLGTPSQEDRDAYEEIVRLRQERAQFLQKIRGLEQQEKQRRERAELDESSLRSMEKQIQELEQRLAARDGEKERLGKEVEALQSRLSSLENEKENTSYDIETLQDEEGDPLEFPGAELLLSKKTLSPSAEELLATLQGQVQSLTVQNKELREKIQVLENYERDESDTSTPGDFVPISQYKALQQELERVRAQCGGLSARDEAGGQPEGQPRAPEQVMEGSTAAPQPAKEPAGTCGKCQAALGDPQPSSSSVAGAELAEARAALRQAQAALEEREQQVKELQARLEAGKEAAEVMASLEEASREKEALLERCRRAEAEAEALRQELEAKARAWRAAGGPEPGAVEPAREHQEVTAELARLRETLAQQDAELGSLREQLSARPVGRREHEEALARLRRAHEGGCVPRDEHARVTAALEEQAQALRERSARMEAAVEAKGREAARLEAELAGAVPRGQHEAAQAALRAEAAALERRLEELNRRHQKTCEEVFRVQRQALFMKSERQAAEEQLSTAKKELAQAQEEARKLRELHGQAEDSVRLVRDRDRKITELSKEVFRLKEALKVLPESQGAPQSPPDAAALQARIRVLEQKLLETETRHSKVVTLYRSHLLYAVQGHMDEDVQRLLCQILRMQRLQEQDR; encoded by the exons ATGAGCCACTCGGAGCTGTGCCGGTACCTGCTGCACCGCGGAGCTGCCGTCAACAGCCGGGACCTGCAGGGGAG GACAGCCTTGATGCTGGCCTGTGAGAATGGCAGCGTGGAGACCGTGGAGGTGCTGGTCAACGCTGGTGCCCGGGTAGCTGTGGTGGACTCCACAGGTCACGATGCTGCTCACTACAGCCTGGCCACAGGCAATGCCCTCATCCAGCACTTCCTGCAGGAGGCTGCTCAGCGCCGGTCCTGGGCCAGTG AGGAGGAGTCAGCTGAGCAGATGTCCCAG ACATCTTCACCCAGTCAGTCATCTgtgagggagaagagcagcaccCCAAGGAAGAGGAAAGCCCCTCTGCCCCCCCTGGGTACCCCCAGCCAG gaggacagGGATGCCTATGAGGAGATCGTGCGGCTGCGGCAGGAGAGGGCCCAGTTCCTGCAGAAGATCCGgggcctggagcagcaggagaagcagagacGGGAG CGGGCAGAGCTGGATGAGAGCTCCCTGCGCTCCATGGAGAAGCAG atccaggagctggagcagcgGCTGGCAgcgagggatggggagaaggagCGGCTGGGCAAGGAGGtggaggctctgcagagccGCTTGTCCTCACTGGAG AATGAGAAGGAGAACACAAGCTACGACATCGAGACGCTGCAGGACGAGGAGGGAGACCCGCTTGAGTTCCCAG gggcagagctgctgctctccaagaAGACACTGAGCCCCTCGGCCGAGGAGCTGCTGGCCACGCTGCAGGGACAGGTCCAGTCCCTCACTGTGCAGAACAAGGAGCTTAGGGAGAAAATACAG GTGCTGGAGAACTACGAGCGGGATGAGAGCGACACATCCACACCGGGGGACTTTGTGCCCATCAGCCAATACAaggccctgcagcaggagctggagcggGTGCGGGCACAGTGCGGGGGCTTgtctgccagggatgaagccgGTGGGCAGCCCGAGGGGCAGCCCAGAGCCCCAGAGCAGGTCATGGAAGGGAGCACAGCAGCACCGCAGCCGGCCAAGGAGCCAGCCGGGACCTGTGGCAAGTGCCAGGCAGCACTGGGTGACCCAcagccctcctcttcctctgtggctggtgctgagctggcAGAGGCCCGGGCAGCCCTGCGGCAGGCGCAGGCAGCGCTGGAGGAGCGGGAGCAGCAGGTGAAGGAGCTGCAGGCGCGTCTGGAGGCTGGcaaggaggctgcagaggtgaTGGCCTCCCTGGAGGAGGCATCGAGGGAGAAGGAGGCTCTGCTGGAGCGCTGCCGGCGTGCCGAGGCCGAGGCCGAGGCCCTGCggcaggagctggaggccaAGGCGCGGGCCTGGCGTGCAGCGGGCGGCCCTGAACCGGGTGCGGTGGAGCCGGCGCGGGAGCACCAGGAGgtgacagcagagctggcacGGCTGCGGGAGACGCTGGCGCAGCAGGACGCGGAGCTGGGCTCGCTGCGGGAGCAGCTGTCAGCGCGGCCCGTGGGGCGTCGGGAGCACGAGGAGGCTCTGGCGCGGCTGCGGCGCGCTCACGAGGGGGGCTGCGTGCCGCGGGACGAGCACGCGCGCGTCACCGCTGCGCTGGAGGAGCAGGCGCAGGCGCTGCGGGAGCGCTCGGCACGGATGGAGGCAGCCGTCGAGGCCAAGGGGCGCGAGGCCGCGAggctggaggcagagctggcGGGTGCGGTGCCGCGCGGGCAGCACGAGGCGGCGCAGGCTGCGCTGCGGGCCGAGGCCGCGGCGCTGGAGCGGCGGCTGGAGGAGCTGAACCGGCGGCACCAGAAGACGTGTGAGGAGGTGTTCCGGGTGCAGCGGCAGGCGCTGTTCATGAAGAGCGAGCGGCAGGCGGCCGAGGAGCAACTGAGCACTGCGAAGAAGGAGCTGGCACAGGCGCAGGAGGAGGCGAGGAAGCTGCGGGAGCTCCATGGTCAGGCTGAGGACTCGGTCCGGCTGGTCAGGGACAGGGATAGGAAG atCACGGAGCTCTCAAAGGAGGTCTTCAGACTGAAGGAAGCCCTCAAGGTCCTCCCCGAGTCCCAGGGAGCACCACAGTCACCCCCCGATGCTGCTGCCCTCCAGGCCAGGATCCGTGTGctggagcagaagctgctg GAGACAGAAACACGACACAGCAAAGTGGTGACGTTGTACAGGAGCCACCTGCTCTATGCTGTGCAG GGCCACATGGACGAGGACGTGCAGAGACTCCTGTGCCAGATCCTGCGGATGCAgcggctgcaggagcaggacagATGA